Proteins encoded together in one Pseudomonadota bacterium window:
- the groL gene encoding chaperonin GroEL (60 kDa chaperone family; promotes refolding of misfolded polypeptides especially under stressful conditions; forms two stacked rings of heptamers to form a barrel-shaped 14mer; ends can be capped by GroES; misfolded proteins enter the barrel where they are refolded when GroES binds), with product MAAKDVKFGRTAREGILKGVDTLADAVKVTLGPKGRNVVLDKSFGAPRITKDGVSVAKEIELKDKFENMGAQMVKEVASKTNDVAGDGTTTATVLAQAIVREGMKSVAAGMNPMDLKRGIDLAVTKVVENLKGRSKDVAGSSEIAQVGVISANGDKEVGEKIAEAMEKVGKEGVITVEEAKGLEFELDVVEGMQFDRGYLSPYFITNPDKMVSELDNPYILIHEKKLSNLQAMLPILEAVVQSGRPLLIIAEDIEGEALATLVVNKLRGGLKIAAVKAPGFGDRRKAMLEDIAILTQGEMISEDLGIKLENVTLGMLGEAKTVTIDKDNTTIVDGAGNADDIKARVEAIRTQIENTTSDYDREKLQERLAKLAGGVAVIKVGGATEVEVKEKKDRVDDALHATRAAVEEGIVPGGGTALLYATAALDGVDGDNDDQTRGVDIVRRALQSPVRQIAENAGHDGAVVAGKLIDGGNESQGFNAQTDVYEDLVAAGVIDPTKVVRAALQDAASVAGLLITTEAAVAEIPEDKPAAPAMPDMGGMGGGMGF from the coding sequence ATGGCAGCAAAAGACGTTAAATTCGGCCGCACGGCGCGCGAAGGCATCCTCAAAGGTGTCGATACCCTCGCCGATGCCGTAAAGGTCACCCTCGGCCCCAAGGGCCGCAATGTTGTGCTCGACAAGAGCTTTGGCGCACCGCGCATCACCAAGGATGGTGTTTCGGTTGCCAAGGAAATCGAACTGAAGGACAAGTTCGAGAATATGGGCGCCCAGATGGTCAAGGAAGTCGCTTCCAAGACCAATGATGTTGCCGGCGACGGCACCACCACTGCCACCGTATTGGCGCAGGCCATTGTCCGCGAAGGCATGAAATCGGTTGCCGCTGGCATGAACCCGATGGACCTGAAGCGCGGCATTGATCTGGCTGTCACCAAGGTTGTCGAAAACCTCAAGGGCCGTTCCAAGGACGTTGCCGGTTCTTCCGAAATCGCACAGGTCGGCGTTATCTCTGCCAATGGTGACAAGGAAGTTGGCGAGAAGATCGCTGAAGCCATGGAAAAAGTCGGCAAGGAAGGCGTCATCACCGTTGAGGAAGCCAAGGGCCTCGAATTTGAGCTCGATGTTGTTGAAGGCATGCAGTTCGACCGCGGTTACCTGTCGCCTTATTTCATCACCAACCCGGACAAGATGGTATCCGAACTGGATAACCCCTACATCCTGATCCACGAGAAGAAGCTCAGCAACCTGCAGGCGATGCTGCCGATCCTCGAAGCGGTTGTGCAGTCTGGTCGTCCGCTGCTGATCATCGCCGAGGATATTGAAGGCGAAGCCCTAGCTACGCTGGTGGTCAACAAGCTGCGCGGCGGTCTGAAGATCGCTGCCGTCAAGGCTCCTGGCTTTGGCGATCGTCGCAAGGCGATGCTCGAAGACATCGCGATCCTGACCCAGGGTGAAATGATCTCCGAAGACCTGGGCATCAAGCTGGAAAACGTCACTCTCGGCATGCTGGGTGAAGCCAAGACCGTCACCATCGACAAGGACAACACCACCATCGTCGACGGTGCAGGCAATGCGGACGACATCAAAGCCCGCGTCGAAGCCATCCGCACCCAGATCGAGAACACCACCAGCGATTATGACCGTGAGAAGCTGCAAGAGCGTCTGGCCAAGCTGGCCGGCGGCGTTGCTGTGATCAAGGTTGGCGGTGCTACCGAAGTCGAAGTGAAAGAGAAGAAAGACCGCGTTGACGATGCGCTGCACGCAACCCGTGCTGCGGTTGAAGAAGGCATCGTCCCTGGCGGCGGTACCGCGCTTCTCTATGCCACCGCAGCGCTGGACGGCGTTGACGGCGACAATGACGACCAGACCCGCGGCGTCGACATTGTTCGCCGTGCGCTGCAGTCTCCTGTACGTCAAATCGCCGAGAATGCAGGTCATGACGGCGCAGTCGTCGCTGGTAAGCTGATCGACGGCGGCAATGAGAGCCAGGGCTTCAACGCCCAGACTGACGTTTATGAAGATCTGGTGGCTGCCGGCGTGATCGACCCGACCAAGGTTGTCCGCGCCGCACTGCAGGACGCAGCCTCGGTTGCCGGTCTGCTGATCACCACCGAAGCGGCTGTCGCAGAAATCCCCGAAGACAAGCCGGCTGCTCCAGCCATGCCTGACATGGGCGGTATGGGCGGCGGCATGGGCTTCTAA
- the groES gene encoding co-chaperone GroES → MNFRPLHDRVLVRRIEAEEKTAGGIIIPDSAKEKPSEGEVVAVGEGLKDDDGDRIALDVKAGDKILFGKWSGTEIKIDGEDLIIMKESDIMGILA, encoded by the coding sequence ATGAACTTTCGTCCTTTGCATGACCGGGTTCTGGTGCGCCGCATCGAAGCCGAAGAAAAAACCGCTGGCGGGATCATCATCCCCGACAGCGCCAAGGAAAAGCCGTCTGAAGGCGAAGTCGTCGCCGTTGGCGAAGGCCTGAAGGATGACGATGGCGATCGCATCGCGCTCGACGTCAAGGCTGGCGACAAGATCCTGTTCGGCAAATGGTCCGGCACCGAGATCAAGATCGACGGCGAAGACCTGATCATCATGAAGGAAAGCGACATCATGGGCATTCTTGCCTGA
- a CDS encoding DUF2282 domain-containing protein encodes MSKTMTKIGSIATAAAAIAAAASMASAPAAAAGAKEKCYGVSLAGKNDCAAGPGTSCAGTSTVDYQGNAWKYVNKGSCVKMGGSLTARKGNKKPVPRRG; translated from the coding sequence ATGTCCAAGACAATGACCAAGATCGGCAGCATTGCCACTGCCGCTGCTGCAATTGCCGCCGCTGCTTCGATGGCGTCCGCTCCGGCCGCTGCTGCCGGCGCCAAGGAAAAATGCTATGGCGTATCGCTCGCCGGCAAGAATGACTGCGCTGCAGGTCCGGGTACCTCATGCGCCGGCACCTCGACCGTCGACTATCAAGGCAATGCCTGGAAATATGTCAACAAGGGCAGCTGCGTCAAAATGGGTGGTTCGCTGACCGCTCGTAAAGGCAATAAGAAGCCGGTTCCGCGTCGCGGCTAA
- a CDS encoding DUF692 domain-containing protein codes for MQIPSLPASVGIGLKSQHYRDVLAAMEDGTAPGWVEVHPQNYFGAGGPPHRWLTAINAHLPLSLHSVGLSLGSADGLSEDDLEGMARLCERYDVASVSDHISWSGQADDRYPDLLPIPYTQFALDHLARQIDRVQARLGRQMLVENPSRYLAFAGDEMDEIDFIHSLCTMTGCGLLFDINNVEVSATNMAVLDGVTTMPEPQNYIDRIDPALVGEIHLAGHAREQHDDGPLLIDDHGSPVNDLCWSLYARFIERAGPKPTLIEWDTDIPEYAVLMAEAEAAAAIMAQHAAPALENNAA; via the coding sequence ATGCAAATCCCCAGCCTGCCGGCATCGGTGGGTATTGGTCTCAAGTCGCAGCATTATCGCGACGTGCTGGCCGCCATGGAAGATGGAACGGCTCCGGGCTGGGTTGAGGTTCATCCGCAAAATTATTTTGGTGCCGGTGGGCCACCGCATCGCTGGTTGACCGCGATCAATGCCCATCTCCCTCTCAGTCTGCACAGTGTCGGACTGTCGCTCGGCTCGGCCGATGGCCTGAGCGAGGATGATCTGGAAGGCATGGCGCGGTTGTGTGAACGCTATGACGTCGCCAGCGTTTCCGACCATATCAGCTGGAGCGGGCAGGCGGATGACCGCTATCCCGATCTTCTCCCCATACCCTATACCCAATTTGCGCTTGATCATCTGGCGCGCCAGATTGACCGGGTGCAGGCCCGTCTCGGCCGGCAGATGCTGGTCGAGAACCCGTCGCGCTATCTCGCCTTTGCTGGTGACGAGATGGACGAGATCGATTTCATTCACAGCCTCTGCACCATGACTGGCTGCGGCCTGTTGTTCGACATCAACAATGTCGAAGTCAGCGCCACCAATATGGCCGTTCTGGATGGTGTGACCACCATGCCGGAGCCGCAGAACTATATCGACCGCATCGATCCGGCGCTGGTCGGCGAAATCCATCTGGCCGGCCATGCTCGAGAACAGCATGATGACGGCCCGCTGCTGATCGATGACCATGGCAGTCCGGTCAATGACCTTTGCTGGTCGCTCTATGCCCGCTTCATCGAACGTGCTGGCCCCAAGCCGACGCTGATTGAATGGGATACCGATATTCCTGAATATGCAGTGCTGATGGCCGAAGCTGAAGCAGCAGCGGCGATCATGGCGCAGCATGCCGCTCCGGCGCTGGAAAACAACGCCGCCTGA
- a CDS encoding putative DNA-binding domain-containing protein — protein MADTSDLSYSADQRDFMTVLRKGPGAFPDGVFAGSDARALLGLKAHANTISHARLVALEDTYPKTRERLGDDAFNQVSRAFVERDDVVARPLNHIGEGFGDYIGDHGSDAASADLARIEWAWLQSYHAAEAEYLTMQDIAALDEQSLLDLPLHFHPTVQHVRLSAPIAPELGPGFDSENPAEAMLLVRPDAEVLLHPQDAIAQAAFAIAKKSIRMRNFLETACEQFSENSALEQIFALVGAGALKRSISG, from the coding sequence ATGGCTGACACATCGGATCTCAGTTACAGCGCCGATCAGCGTGATTTCATGACCGTATTGCGCAAGGGGCCGGGGGCTTTTCCCGATGGCGTCTTTGCCGGCAGCGATGCGCGGGCACTGCTCGGACTCAAGGCCCATGCCAACACCATTTCCCATGCACGGCTAGTAGCGTTGGAAGACACTTATCCGAAAACCCGCGAACGATTGGGCGATGATGCGTTCAACCAGGTCAGTCGCGCCTTTGTCGAGCGCGATGATGTGGTGGCGCGTCCGCTCAACCATATCGGAGAAGGCTTTGGCGATTATATCGGCGATCATGGCAGCGACGCCGCGAGCGCTGATCTGGCGCGCATCGAATGGGCCTGGCTGCAAAGCTATCATGCCGCCGAGGCCGAATATCTGACAATGCAGGATATTGCCGCACTTGATGAACAAAGCCTGCTTGACCTGCCGCTGCACTTTCATCCGACGGTGCAGCATGTCAGACTGTCTGCACCGATAGCGCCCGAGCTTGGCCCCGGCTTCGACAGTGAAAATCCGGCTGAAGCGATGCTGCTGGTGCGTCCCGATGCCGAGGTTCTGTTGCACCCGCAGGACGCTATTGCACAAGCGGCTTTTGCCATTGCAAAAAAATCGATAAGGATGCGTAACTTTCTCGAAACGGCTTGCGAACAGTTCAGCGAGAACAGCGCGTTGGAGCAGATTTTTGCTCTGGTCGGGGCCGGTGCCCTGAAGCGCAGCATATCGGGCTAG
- a CDS encoding DoxX family protein, translating to MKDLINKLIALVDNQFVKALALLGARIALAAPFWFSARTKVEEGTLLTLNDVQVLIFENEFGMPYPEIAAPIAMYAEHLFPILLILGLGTRFAAAGLFVMTLVIQMVFPDAFWTVHLYWFALAGILIAHGGGLLSADKLVWK from the coding sequence ATGAAAGACCTGATCAACAAGCTGATTGCACTGGTTGATAACCAGTTTGTCAAAGCCCTGGCCCTGCTTGGTGCCCGTATTGCCCTTGCCGCACCCTTCTGGTTTTCGGCCAGAACCAAGGTGGAAGAGGGAACATTGCTGACGCTGAACGATGTGCAGGTGCTGATATTCGAAAATGAATTTGGCATGCCCTACCCGGAAATCGCAGCGCCGATAGCGATGTATGCCGAACATCTTTTCCCGATCCTGCTGATCCTCGGCCTGGGCACACGCTTTGCTGCTGCCGGACTGTTCGTCATGACCCTGGTGATCCAGATGGTCTTCCCCGACGCTTTCTGGACCGTGCACCTGTACTGGTTCGCGCTGGCGGGCATATTGATTGCCCATGGTGGTGGTCTGCTTTCGGCGGACAAGCTGGTCTGGAAGTAA
- a CDS encoding sigma-70 family RNA polymerase sigma factor, which produces MASREEELRHLMTLSQQGDKRAYARLLEECQIWLRRYYARKIAPSQLEDIVQETLISLHRKRASYDPSRAFLPWLAAIARYRWIDQLRKVYRADETGLEEELVADPQEETVSARVSLERLLDMIPEKQAVVIRMVKIQGLSIIEAAEKSGQSESLVKVNIHRGIKKMNALVESSE; this is translated from the coding sequence GTGGCATCGCGCGAAGAAGAATTGCGGCACCTGATGACGTTGTCACAACAGGGAGACAAGCGCGCCTATGCCCGGTTGCTGGAGGAGTGCCAGATCTGGCTGCGGCGCTATTATGCACGCAAGATCGCGCCGTCGCAGCTCGAGGATATCGTCCAGGAAACGCTGATCTCGCTGCACCGCAAACGCGCCAGCTATGATCCGTCGCGCGCTTTCCTGCCCTGGCTCGCCGCGATTGCACGCTATCGCTGGATCGACCAGCTGCGCAAAGTCTATCGCGCCGATGAGACGGGGCTGGAGGAAGAGCTGGTTGCTGACCCGCAGGAAGAAACGGTCTCGGCCAGGGTCAGCCTTGAACGTCTGCTCGACATGATCCCGGAAAAACAGGCGGTGGTGATCCGCATGGTCAAAATCCAGGGATTGTCGATCATCGAGGCGGCAGAAAAGAGCGGCCAGTCGGAATCGCTGGTCAAGGTCAATATCCATCGTGGCATCAAGAAGATGAACGCGCTGGTCGAAAGTTCGGAATAA
- a CDS encoding DUF1109 domain-containing protein has translation MSDRETTQKGAIAVDTGFSLSELVDDLTPVNPLRIRDGMAVALTLTLFVGVGISFFLGLRNGLTSGRIETIYLMRLAALLLVGGVSGYAAMSMARPAIDATRRATETVAWRAALGIAALFPLLALVNIFSDIPSADQLDRMLYTRTVARECLTYSGISALIVGSGIVLWLRRGAVTAPERAGWLVGLAAGGFGAAAYSIYCPINTVVYIGTWYTAAVVISAIAGRLIVPQLLRW, from the coding sequence ATGTCTGATCGAGAAACAACACAGAAAGGTGCCATTGCGGTCGATACCGGCTTCAGCCTGAGCGAGCTGGTCGATGACCTGACGCCGGTCAATCCGCTGCGCATTCGCGACGGCATGGCAGTGGCTTTGACGCTGACCCTGTTCGTCGGCGTCGGCATTTCCTTCTTCCTTGGCCTGCGCAATGGACTGACCTCGGGTCGGATCGAGACGATTTACCTGATGCGTCTGGCTGCACTGCTGCTTGTTGGCGGGGTCAGCGGCTATGCTGCAATGTCTATGGCGCGTCCTGCAATCGATGCCACGCGCCGCGCTACGGAAACCGTGGCATGGCGCGCAGCGCTGGGTATAGCGGCGCTGTTCCCGCTGCTGGCGCTGGTCAATATCTTTTCCGATATTCCCTCGGCCGATCAGCTCGACCGAATGCTTTACACCCGCACTGTTGCCCGCGAATGCCTGACGTATAGTGGTATTTCAGCACTGATCGTCGGCAGCGGCATTGTGCTGTGGCTGCGTCGTGGTGCGGTTACCGCGCCCGAACGCGCCGGTTGGCTTGTCGGCCTCGCCGCAGGCGGCTTTGGCGCTGCTGCCTACAGCATTTACTGCCCGATCAATACGGTTGTCTATATTGGTACCTGGTACACCGCTGCAGTGGTGATCAGCGCCATTGCCGGTCGCCTGATCGTGCCGCAGCTTCTGCGCTGGTAA
- the sppA gene encoding signal peptide peptidase SppA, producing MAFFKSAWKILVGIKDALVLLLLLLFFAALLGILNSRPNVAAVKDGALLLNIDGIIVEEQSEVDPFAALTSATPPIKEYRRRDIVRALKGAVDDDRVKAVVLDLDRFLGAGQVSLTTIGDALDAVRASDKPVYAFATAYGDDAYQLAAHADEIWVDPLGGVAFAGPGGSRLYYADLINKLKITAHIYKVGTYKSAVEPYARSDQSPEAKEALQAVYDALWEQYLEDVKAARSQALVQAVAEDPAGYATSQKGDLAKAALESKLVDTLGDRIAFGEHVAETVGVEKEDTPGSYNATRLDVWLAANAPDTSGEAIAVVTIAGTIVDGKAGPGVAAGERIADQLYKGLENKNLKALVVRVDSPGGSVLASERIRNAINLYKERDLPVVISMGNVAASGGYWVATPGDVIFAEPSTITGSIGVFAVLPSFERALADIGVNADGVQTTPLSGQPDIFNGFNDSVNTLIQAGVESTYDRFLGLVAQSRNKTVDQIDAIGQGRIWDGGTARQIGLIDRFGGMDDALAEAAKLAGIDGDYHPVYLDPVPDPFAQFVSGLFRNDNAAQGEALGVVGQLSQRQYMQFGRLALDLERLVSVQDVQAECLECAGLAASPAGSAQHGSEWLAAMRQVLVARPQ from the coding sequence GTGGCATTTTTCAAAAGCGCCTGGAAAATACTGGTGGGCATCAAGGACGCGCTGGTGCTGCTCCTGTTGCTGCTGTTCTTTGCTGCACTACTCGGCATTTTGAACAGTCGCCCCAATGTTGCAGCGGTCAAGGATGGCGCGCTGCTGCTCAATATTGACGGCATCATTGTCGAAGAACAGTCCGAGGTTGATCCCTTTGCAGCGCTGACCAGCGCGACACCGCCGATCAAGGAATATCGCCGCCGCGACATTGTCCGGGCGCTCAAGGGTGCGGTCGATGATGATCGCGTCAAGGCCGTGGTGCTCGATCTCGACCGTTTTCTCGGTGCGGGGCAGGTCAGCCTGACCACGATTGGCGATGCGCTTGATGCGGTGCGTGCATCGGACAAGCCGGTCTATGCCTTTGCCACGGCCTATGGCGATGACGCCTATCAGCTTGCCGCCCATGCCGATGAAATCTGGGTCGATCCGCTGGGCGGGGTCGCCTTTGCCGGCCCCGGCGGCAGCCGGCTTTACTATGCCGACCTGATCAACAAGCTGAAAATTACCGCGCATATCTACAAGGTCGGCACCTATAAGAGCGCGGTCGAGCCCTATGCGCGTTCGGACCAGTCGCCCGAAGCCAAGGAAGCGTTGCAGGCCGTCTATGATGCTTTGTGGGAACAGTATCTCGAGGATGTGAAAGCCGCACGATCTCAGGCACTGGTGCAGGCCGTGGCCGAGGACCCCGCCGGCTATGCGACATCGCAAAAGGGCGATCTTGCCAAGGCGGCGTTGGAGAGCAAGCTGGTCGACACGCTGGGTGACCGCATAGCCTTTGGCGAGCATGTCGCCGAGACCGTTGGCGTGGAGAAGGAAGACACACCGGGCAGCTATAATGCCACCAGGCTGGATGTCTGGCTTGCGGCCAATGCCCCCGATACCAGCGGCGAAGCCATTGCCGTTGTCACCATTGCCGGAACGATTGTCGATGGCAAGGCAGGGCCGGGCGTTGCCGCGGGCGAGCGCATTGCCGACCAGCTCTACAAAGGGCTGGAGAACAAGAACCTCAAGGCGCTGGTGGTGCGCGTCGACTCTCCCGGTGGTTCGGTGCTGGCATCGGAGCGCATCCGCAATGCGATCAACCTTTACAAGGAGCGCGACCTGCCGGTGGTGATCTCCATGGGCAATGTCGCTGCCAGTGGCGGATATTGGGTCGCGACCCCGGGTGATGTCATCTTTGCCGAACCTTCGACCATTACCGGGTCGATCGGCGTGTTTGCGGTGCTGCCGAGCTTCGAGCGGGCGCTTGCCGATATCGGCGTGAATGCCGATGGCGTGCAAACCACACCACTGTCCGGTCAGCCCGATATCTTCAACGGCTTCAACGACAGCGTGAACACGCTGATTCAGGCCGGTGTCGAAAGCACCTATGACCGTTTTCTCGGTCTGGTGGCGCAGTCGCGCAACAAGACCGTCGATCAGATCGATGCCATCGGCCAGGGCCGTATATGGGACGGCGGTACGGCACGACAAATTGGCCTGATAGACCGCTTTGGCGGCATGGATGATGCTCTCGCTGAAGCTGCTAAACTTGCCGGTATTGATGGTGATTACCATCCGGTCTATCTGGATCCTGTGCCCGATCCTTTCGCACAGTTTGTGTCTGGCCTGTTCCGCAATGACAATGCTGCACAAGGCGAGGCGCTGGGCGTCGTTGGTCAACTGTCGCAGCGCCAATATATGCAGTTCGGTCGGTTGGCACTCGATCTGGAGCGACTGGTATCGGTGCAGGATGTTCAGGCAGAGTGTTTGGAATGCGCCGGGCTTGCCGCATCGCCTGCAGGTTCAGCGCAACATGGCAGCGAATGGCTGGCGGCGATGCGGCAGGTGCTCGTCGCGCGACCGCAATGA
- a CDS encoding H-type lectin domain-containing protein, with product MRIMGTILAVFAAVMLLRPDPAYAGRLEAGTYTAGNTLSGPRAPTRINFQQNFDTVPVVIALADSQGNNSASIRITNITTTGFDSLILEPDNWDGRHISQIVHYVAIEPGRHILPGGTVIEAGRTDTSAVQFGPGVSGSASFTNVSFSQPLSGITTVIAQIQTANSETRNVPSQSSRPHITALTVNQNSNGFQLALERSQSSIGTVLVETVGWIAFPAGASDNFEDIAGNTISWGADNSGNVVRGWDDGCFSVVLPITSASRVVVAKKRSRNNGDGGWFRYCSLTSSTISLRVDEDRAIDNERRVAAADAESAAIIAFSQPFHANLRGEIQVTKTSVTIANAVNEGFAIPGSTVEYLITVENIGNAPVDQGSLIISDLLSQHTALLVGDIAGTGSGPIEASGSALALGLGYTFLGLGSGGDNIDFSDISGFGYTPSDGGDGSDSNVRAFVIVPSGHFEGDRGSGAPQLSLRYRVLIE from the coding sequence ATGCGTATTATGGGCACGATATTGGCAGTGTTCGCGGCAGTCATGTTGCTGCGGCCGGACCCGGCCTATGCGGGGCGGTTGGAGGCCGGAACCTATACCGCAGGCAATACCCTGAGCGGGCCGCGCGCGCCAACCCGTATCAATTTTCAGCAAAATTTTGACACGGTTCCTGTCGTCATTGCCCTGGCTGACTCCCAGGGCAATAATTCCGCTTCCATTCGCATCACCAATATCACCACAACCGGTTTCGACTCACTCATTCTGGAACCCGATAACTGGGATGGTCGGCACATTTCGCAGATTGTGCACTATGTTGCGATTGAGCCAGGACGCCATATCCTGCCGGGTGGCACGGTTATAGAAGCCGGTCGCACCGACACCAGTGCCGTTCAGTTCGGGCCTGGAGTCAGCGGCAGCGCGAGCTTTACCAATGTCAGCTTCTCCCAACCGCTAAGCGGTATCACGACAGTGATTGCCCAGATACAGACAGCAAATAGCGAAACCCGTAACGTGCCCTCGCAAAGCTCGCGTCCGCATATTACCGCGCTCACCGTCAACCAGAACAGCAATGGCTTCCAACTCGCGCTGGAACGCAGCCAGTCATCAATTGGCACCGTCCTTGTCGAAACGGTCGGCTGGATTGCCTTCCCCGCTGGCGCGAGCGACAATTTTGAGGATATCGCCGGAAATACTATCAGCTGGGGTGCGGATAACAGCGGCAATGTGGTGCGCGGCTGGGATGATGGCTGCTTTTCGGTCGTCCTGCCGATCACATCGGCAAGCCGTGTCGTCGTGGCCAAGAAGCGCAGTCGCAACAATGGCGATGGTGGCTGGTTTCGCTATTGCAGCCTGACATCGTCGACAATCTCCCTTCGTGTCGACGAGGACCGCGCAATTGATAATGAACGCCGCGTAGCCGCTGCGGATGCAGAATCAGCCGCGATCATCGCCTTCTCCCAACCCTTTCACGCCAACCTTCGCGGTGAAATACAGGTGACCAAGACGAGCGTCACTATCGCTAATGCCGTGAATGAAGGCTTTGCCATTCCCGGCTCGACTGTGGAGTATCTGATAACCGTGGAAAATATCGGCAACGCCCCGGTCGATCAGGGCTCGCTGATCATCTCTGATCTGCTGTCGCAACACACCGCCCTGTTGGTGGGCGATATCGCCGGTACCGGTTCCGGACCGATTGAAGCGAGCGGGAGTGCCCTTGCGCTGGGGCTTGGCTATACATTTCTGGGGCTTGGTTCGGGCGGAGACAATATCGATTTTTCCGACATATCGGGATTTGGCTACACCCCCTCGGACGGCGGGGATGGCAGTGACAGCAATGTCCGGGCCTTCGTCATTGTGCCATCAGGCCATTTTGAAGGCGACAGGGGCAGCGGCGCGCCGCAGCTAAGCCTGCGCTATCGCGTGCTTATCGAATAA
- the rpsM gene encoding 30S ribosomal protein S13 yields MARIAGVNIPTNKRVIIALTYIHGIGRTKAVEIADKLGIDHTRRVQDLTDAEVLQIRETIDADHTVEGDLRRETAMNIKRLMDLACYRGLRHRKGLPVRGQRTHTNARTRKGKAKPIAGKKK; encoded by the coding sequence GTGGCACGTATTGCCGGGGTCAATATCCCCACCAATAAGCGCGTAATCATCGCGCTCACCTACATTCACGGAATTGGCCGTACCAAGGCTGTCGAAATTGCCGACAAGCTGGGTATCGACCATACGCGCCGGGTTCAGGATCTGACCGATGCGGAAGTTCTGCAGATTCGTGAAACCATCGACGCCGATCATACGGTTGAAGGCGATCTGCGCCGCGAAACCGCGATGAACATCAAGCGTCTGATGGACCTTGCCTGCTATCGTGGCCTGCGCCACCGCAAGGGCCTGCCGGTTCGCGGCCAGCGCACGCACACCAATGCCCGCACCCGCAAGGGCAAGGCCAAGCCGATCGCTGGCAAGAAGAAGTAG
- the rpsK gene encoding 30S ribosomal protein S11: MAREPQRIRKRERKNISSGVAHVNASFNNTMVTITDAQGNAISWSSAGMMGFKGSRKSTPYAAQVAAADAGRKAAEHGVRTLEVEVKGPGSGRESALRALQAEGFTITSIRDVTPIPHNGVRPSKRRRV; this comes from the coding sequence ATGGCACGTGAACCGCAACGTATTCGCAAGCGCGAGCGCAAAAACATTTCTTCTGGTGTGGCCCATGTCAACGCCAGCTTCAACAACACCATGGTCACCATCACCGATGCCCAGGGCAATGCGATCAGCTGGTCCTCGGCAGGCATGATGGGCTTCAAGGGCTCGCGCAAGTCGACGCCCTATGCCGCACAGGTCGCCGCGGCTGATGCCGGCCGCAAGGCGGCCGAACATGGTGTCCGCACGCTGGAAGTCGAGGTTAAGGGACCCGGCTCCGGACGTGAATCTGCCCTGCGCGCATTGCAGGCTGAGGGCTTCACCATTACCTCGATCCGCGATGTTACGCCGATCCCGCATAATGGTGTCCGTCCGTCAAAGCGCCGCCGGGTCTAA